One stretch of Leadbetterella byssophila DSM 17132 DNA includes these proteins:
- a CDS encoding PhoPQ-activated pathogenicity-related family protein, which translates to MKWLKALLIFWIPCVVLAQTPETALKSYIENGDKTYKWEIKDTHTEKGVTRYNVLLTSQKWREFVWKHQLTVFVPEDMAYDGALLFITGGSVKNGEPNWSDNDDRYWPVLSAMAKQNKAVTAIIKQVPNQPIIGTMTEDELISYTLHQFKKDKDYSWPLLFPMVKSAVRGLDAIQDLVKEKSKKEIKRFVISGASKRGWTTWLSSAIDDSRVVAIAPMVIDMLNMPETLNYQYKTYGEYSIQIEDYTKLGIAQDISSADGKALQAMIDPYSYRSKLKHPKMIFIGTNDEYWTLDAIKFSWDEIPGTNMIHLVPNAGHDLGGGAQAFEALNGFFATTLQNKPYPVPKWKVQNVKGGTEISIDAPRDGLMEASLWYTSSSDKDFRNNFWQKTRVKIGEEIKMVVPNPQKGYHGFYIDLKYKNPSGGTYLISTRAFISDKNGLQP; encoded by the coding sequence ATGAAATGGCTTAAAGCACTATTGATTTTTTGGATCCCATGTGTGGTCTTGGCTCAAACGCCTGAAACCGCATTGAAGTCTTATATAGAGAACGGAGATAAAACCTACAAATGGGAAATCAAAGATACGCATACAGAAAAGGGAGTTACCAGATATAATGTATTGTTGACCTCTCAGAAATGGAGAGAATTTGTATGGAAACACCAATTGACCGTTTTTGTGCCTGAAGATATGGCTTATGATGGAGCATTATTGTTTATAACCGGAGGCTCGGTTAAGAATGGAGAGCCGAACTGGTCAGATAATGACGACAGATATTGGCCAGTTTTGTCTGCTATGGCCAAACAAAATAAAGCGGTGACAGCTATCATTAAACAGGTGCCAAATCAACCCATCATTGGCACTATGACAGAAGATGAATTGATTTCGTATACGTTACATCAATTCAAGAAAGATAAAGATTATTCCTGGCCTTTGCTTTTTCCTATGGTAAAGTCTGCAGTGAGAGGTTTAGATGCTATCCAGGATCTAGTAAAGGAAAAGAGTAAAAAGGAGATCAAGCGATTTGTGATATCCGGTGCATCAAAAAGAGGATGGACCACTTGGTTAAGTTCAGCCATAGATGATTCCAGAGTGGTGGCTATTGCCCCTATGGTGATAGACATGTTGAACATGCCGGAAACCCTCAATTATCAGTACAAGACCTACGGGGAGTACAGCATACAGATTGAGGATTATACCAAGTTAGGAATAGCTCAAGATATCAGCTCTGCAGATGGTAAGGCATTACAAGCCATGATAGATCCCTATTCTTATAGATCGAAACTGAAGCACCCTAAGATGATTTTTATAGGGACTAATGACGAGTATTGGACTTTAGATGCCATCAAGTTCTCCTGGGATGAAATCCCGGGGACGAATATGATACATTTAGTGCCTAATGCCGGACATGACCTGGGTGGAGGCGCACAGGCTTTTGAAGCGCTGAATGGATTTTTTGCTACCACCCTTCAAAATAAGCCTTATCCTGTACCTAAATGGAAGGTTCAAAATGTAAAAGGAGGAACGGAGATAAGCATTGATGCTCCCCGTGACGGTTTGATGGAAGCTTCTTTATGGTATACCAGTTCGTCTGATAAAGATTTCCGGAACAATTTCTGGCAGAAAACTCGTGTTAAGATAGGTGAGGAGATTAAGATGGTAGTTCCAAATCCTCAGAAAGGATATCATGGATTTTATATTGACTTGAAATATAAAAATCCTTCGGGTGGAACTTATTTGATCAGTACCCGTGCTTTTATTTCAGATAAAAACGGATTGCAGCCTTAG
- a CDS encoding AraC family transcriptional regulator, with product MYKIILMIDFAESYSKELLRGIAKYSKEHGPWVFCRMPLFQRETIGMQGILEWAMEWGADGIIGQFYNDPTVIAFKEAGIPIIAQDFKERFTEIPNITGAHREAGIMGAEYFLKKGFKQFAFYGFKKIVWSRERAEGFENRVNKAGYKVHYFENDNSDSDNIWYYRPSALSQWLKSLPKPIALMACDDNQGQHITEACRHSGIAIPQEVAVLGVDNDEMICEFSDPPLSSIAQDAEFGGYQTAKLLEEMIKNKNTPTRDIVVKPTQVITRQSSDIYATNDHHIATVLKYIHQNLEKTIQVNDVVKQVPLSRRTLEKRFQSITGYPIYKYISNLRMEKVSNRLLETDMNVFEIALELGLNDTKNLSRQFKQMKGVPPSAYRKQFTGH from the coding sequence ATGTATAAAATAATACTAATGATAGATTTTGCGGAATCTTACAGTAAGGAACTATTGAGGGGCATAGCAAAGTATTCCAAAGAACATGGACCCTGGGTATTCTGCAGAATGCCCCTTTTCCAAAGGGAAACCATAGGCATGCAAGGAATCCTAGAATGGGCCATGGAATGGGGAGCAGATGGTATCATAGGACAGTTCTACAATGACCCCACCGTCATAGCATTCAAAGAAGCAGGCATTCCCATAATTGCTCAGGATTTTAAAGAGAGATTCACAGAAATCCCCAATATCACTGGAGCACATAGAGAAGCCGGAATCATGGGCGCGGAATATTTCCTAAAAAAAGGGTTTAAACAATTCGCCTTCTATGGCTTCAAGAAAATAGTATGGTCAAGGGAAAGAGCGGAAGGATTTGAAAATCGAGTGAATAAAGCGGGATACAAGGTTCATTATTTTGAAAATGACAATAGCGACTCAGATAATATCTGGTACTATAGACCCAGCGCTTTAAGTCAGTGGTTAAAATCCCTTCCTAAACCCATAGCCCTGATGGCTTGCGACGATAACCAGGGCCAGCACATCACTGAAGCTTGTAGACACTCAGGAATCGCCATTCCCCAGGAGGTAGCCGTCCTGGGAGTAGATAATGATGAAATGATCTGTGAATTCTCAGATCCGCCTCTTTCCAGTATAGCCCAAGACGCCGAATTTGGAGGTTACCAGACCGCCAAACTATTGGAGGAAATGATCAAAAATAAGAACACACCCACTAGAGATATAGTGGTAAAGCCTACACAAGTCATTACCCGACAATCCTCAGACATATACGCTACAAACGACCATCACATTGCCACCGTTTTGAAATACATCCACCAAAACCTGGAAAAGACCATACAGGTAAACGATGTGGTGAAACAAGTCCCCCTTTCCCGAAGAACCTTAGAAAAGAGATTCCAAAGCATCACAGGATATCCCATCTACAAGTACATATCTAATTTAAGGATGGAGAAAGTAAGTAACCGACTATTAGAAACGGACATGAACGTTTTTGAAATAGCCCTTGAGCTGGGTTTAAATGACACCAAAAACCTATCAAGACAGTTTAAACAAATGAAGGGAGTACCACCTAGTGCCTATAGAAAGCAGTTTACTGGTCATTGA
- a CDS encoding glycoside hydrolase family 97 protein, whose product MRFFLLLCFLGKMAFAQQNIQSPDGKLKLDFSLNSKGEPVYTLKFKDQTIIFPSTLGFKLLNDTVSLRDGFEVVKHKVSSQDSKWTPVLGQYKEIRDHFNELEVELYQKKRATQVHLRFRLYDEGLAFRYEFPRQANLQYFIVQDELTQFNIEGDPLAFWLPGDYNTEEYRTTTSKFSEIPAILASGRLTAGESYPLFQNRGIKAVQAPLLLKNEKGIYIHFHEAALVNYPAMSLELTEKGFISHLTPDAVGNKAYLQTDFVTPWRTVMVTDDARKIIASSMILNLNEPCALKETDWIQPVKYVGVWWEMFVKGSTWAYTDEQNTKLGITDYKTLKPNGKHGANTANVKKHIDFAAKHGLDQVLVEGWNEGWEDWYGLWKEDVFDFVTPYPDFDLPYLRDYAASKGVKLMMHHETSASATNYERRMDQAFQFMKDNGYNAVKTGYVGFPIPRGEFRSGQWMVNHYIRVAKTAAKYKIMVNSHEAVRPTGLSRTYPNWIAQESARGTEFESMGGSDPDHTTILPFTRFTGGAMDYTPGILQTTFDYYNPNNDQRVHTTLVKQLALYVVLYSPLQMAADIIENYERFSDAFQFIKDVAVDWDDTYVLEAEPGDYLSVGRKAKGKQEWFIGAITDENSRNANLNLNFLPKGKKFTATIYEDAPGAHWEKDPMKYRIRKVQVDASTVLNIPLAPGGGTAITIRQ is encoded by the coding sequence ATGCGATTCTTCTTACTCTTGTGTTTTCTGGGGAAAATGGCCTTTGCCCAGCAAAATATTCAATCTCCTGATGGAAAATTAAAATTGGATTTTTCATTAAATTCCAAAGGTGAGCCGGTTTATACCTTGAAGTTTAAAGATCAGACCATCATCTTTCCAAGTACTTTAGGTTTCAAATTGCTCAATGACACCGTTTCTCTGAGGGACGGGTTTGAAGTGGTGAAACATAAGGTCAGTTCTCAAGATTCAAAGTGGACTCCGGTATTGGGACAATACAAGGAGATTAGAGATCACTTTAATGAACTGGAAGTGGAATTGTACCAAAAGAAGAGAGCTACGCAGGTTCATTTGAGGTTCCGACTGTATGATGAAGGCTTGGCGTTCAGATATGAGTTTCCTAGGCAAGCTAATTTGCAATATTTTATTGTTCAAGACGAATTGACCCAGTTCAATATTGAGGGAGATCCTTTGGCGTTTTGGTTGCCCGGAGATTACAATACGGAAGAATACAGAACTACCACCTCTAAATTTTCTGAGATTCCGGCTATTCTGGCTTCTGGAAGGCTAACCGCCGGAGAGAGTTATCCTTTGTTCCAAAATAGAGGTATTAAAGCTGTTCAAGCTCCTTTGCTTTTAAAAAATGAGAAAGGAATCTATATCCATTTTCATGAGGCGGCTCTAGTGAACTACCCTGCCATGAGTTTAGAGCTTACTGAGAAAGGATTCATCAGCCATTTAACTCCGGATGCGGTGGGGAATAAGGCATATTTACAAACGGATTTTGTAACTCCATGGCGGACCGTCATGGTGACAGATGATGCACGAAAGATCATAGCCTCATCTATGATTTTGAATCTCAATGAACCTTGTGCTTTGAAAGAAACCGACTGGATCCAGCCTGTGAAATATGTAGGTGTATGGTGGGAGATGTTTGTTAAAGGATCTACCTGGGCTTATACTGACGAGCAAAACACTAAATTGGGGATAACAGATTATAAAACATTAAAACCAAACGGTAAGCATGGAGCCAATACAGCTAATGTGAAAAAGCATATTGATTTTGCAGCCAAACATGGTTTGGATCAAGTGCTAGTAGAAGGCTGGAACGAAGGATGGGAGGACTGGTATGGCCTATGGAAAGAGGATGTATTTGACTTTGTAACTCCTTATCCCGACTTTGATTTGCCTTATCTAAGAGATTATGCAGCCTCCAAAGGAGTGAAATTGATGATGCATCATGAAACTTCGGCATCTGCTACTAACTATGAGCGAAGGATGGACCAAGCTTTTCAGTTCATGAAAGACAATGGTTACAATGCCGTGAAAACCGGGTACGTAGGTTTTCCTATACCTAGAGGTGAGTTTAGAAGCGGGCAGTGGATGGTCAATCACTACATCCGTGTGGCTAAAACGGCGGCAAAATATAAGATCATGGTGAATTCTCATGAGGCTGTGAGACCTACCGGGTTAAGTAGGACGTATCCCAACTGGATAGCCCAGGAATCTGCCAGAGGTACAGAATTTGAATCCATGGGAGGCTCTGATCCGGATCACACTACCATCCTGCCATTTACCAGATTTACTGGAGGTGCAATGGATTATACTCCGGGGATTCTTCAAACTACCTTTGATTATTATAATCCAAATAATGACCAAAGAGTACATACCACATTGGTTAAGCAGCTAGCTCTTTACGTGGTTTTATATAGCCCCTTACAGATGGCTGCAGATATAATTGAGAATTATGAAAGGTTCTCTGATGCATTCCAATTCATAAAGGATGTAGCAGTAGACTGGGACGATACCTATGTACTAGAAGCTGAGCCAGGTGATTATCTAAGCGTTGGCAGAAAAGCCAAAGGAAAGCAGGAATGGTTTATTGGGGCGATAACAGATGAAAACTCTAGAAATGCGAATTTGAATCTAAATTTCCTGCCGAAAGGAAAGAAATTTACGGCTACCATTTACGAAGATGCTCCCGGAGCTCATTGGGAAAAAGATCCCATGAAATATAGAATCAGAAAGGTTCAAGTAGACGCAAGTACGGTTTTGAACATTCCTTTAGCCCCGGGAGGAGGTACTGCCATTACGATCCGGCAATAG
- the pgi gene encoding glucose-6-phosphate isomerase, which yields MLESVKFDQTTAYRKLKSHHKTISKQSIAELFDADPKRASKFSLRFQDIFVDFSKNRINGRTLSYLIDLANECRLSEAINKMFTGEAINATENRAVLHTALRNRSNEPVYVNGKDVMPDVNRVLGQMRTFSESVRSGEWKGYTDKKITDIVNIGIGGSDLGPVMVTEALKPYGKKGLKVHFVSNVDGTHISETLKGLNPATTLFMIASKTFTTQETMANAHTARAWFLEAAKDENFVKKHFVAISTNAKGVAEFGIDTKNMFEFWDWVGGRYSLWSAIGLSIACYIGFSNYEQLLTGAHDIDQHFRHSTFRKNIPVILGLLGIWYNNFYGAESHAILPYDQYMHRFAAYFQQGDMESNGKSVNRSGEKINYHTGPVIWGEPGTNGQHAFYQLIHQGTKLIPCDFMAPVISHNPIGEHHKLLLSNFFAQTEALMNGKSEAEARAELEKAGKSKEEIDFLVPFKVFEGNRPTNSFLFKKLTPRVLGSLIAIYEHKIFVQGVIWNIFSFDQWGVELGKQLANKIYPELQDAEPVSSHDGSTNQLINLYKKWRK from the coding sequence ATGTTAGAATCAGTTAAATTTGATCAGACTACGGCCTACAGAAAGCTAAAAAGTCACCACAAAACGATATCTAAACAAAGTATAGCCGAGCTATTCGATGCAGATCCTAAACGCGCCTCAAAATTCTCCCTACGTTTTCAAGACATCTTTGTAGACTTCTCTAAGAATAGAATAAACGGAAGAACATTATCGTATCTTATTGACCTGGCAAACGAATGCCGATTGAGCGAGGCCATCAATAAGATGTTCACAGGAGAAGCCATTAATGCCACTGAAAACCGTGCCGTACTACATACCGCTCTAAGAAACAGATCTAATGAGCCTGTTTATGTCAACGGAAAGGATGTAATGCCAGATGTCAACCGGGTGCTTGGACAAATGCGCACCTTTTCGGAAAGTGTAAGGTCAGGAGAATGGAAAGGATATACCGATAAGAAGATTACAGATATAGTAAATATTGGAATCGGAGGATCTGATCTAGGACCGGTAATGGTAACAGAAGCACTAAAACCTTATGGTAAAAAAGGTCTGAAAGTACATTTTGTTTCTAATGTTGACGGAACCCATATTTCAGAAACGTTGAAGGGATTAAATCCGGCTACTACCCTCTTCATGATCGCTTCTAAAACCTTTACTACCCAAGAAACTATGGCCAATGCTCACACCGCGAGAGCTTGGTTCCTGGAGGCTGCAAAGGATGAAAACTTTGTTAAAAAGCATTTTGTAGCCATTTCTACGAATGCAAAAGGAGTAGCGGAATTCGGCATCGATACGAAAAACATGTTCGAATTCTGGGACTGGGTAGGTGGAAGATATAGCCTATGGAGTGCCATAGGTCTGTCTATAGCTTGCTATATTGGGTTCTCAAATTATGAACAATTATTAACCGGAGCACATGATATTGACCAACATTTCAGACACAGCACCTTCAGGAAGAACATACCTGTGATCCTGGGTCTGCTGGGCATTTGGTACAATAATTTCTATGGAGCAGAATCCCATGCTATTCTGCCATACGACCAATACATGCACCGTTTTGCGGCATATTTCCAACAAGGAGACATGGAATCTAACGGTAAAAGTGTGAACCGTTCTGGAGAAAAGATCAATTACCATACCGGACCAGTTATCTGGGGTGAACCGGGTACAAATGGACAACACGCCTTCTACCAATTGATTCACCAAGGCACTAAACTTATTCCTTGCGACTTCATGGCACCGGTCATCAGCCATAATCCAATAGGAGAACATCACAAACTTCTGCTATCAAATTTCTTTGCGCAAACTGAAGCTTTAATGAATGGTAAATCAGAGGCAGAAGCCAGAGCAGAATTAGAAAAGGCGGGGAAATCTAAAGAAGAGATAGACTTCCTGGTTCCATTCAAAGTGTTTGAAGGCAATAGACCTACTAACTCCTTCTTGTTCAAAAAACTCACACCAAGGGTATTAGGTAGCCTAATAGCCATCTATGAACATAAAATCTTTGTTCAAGGGGTTATTTGGAACATCTTCTCATTCGACCAGTGGGGTGTGGAATTAGGAAAACAATTGGCCAATAAGATCTATCCCGAATTACAAGATGCTGAACCTGTGAGCTCTCATGACGGCTCCACGAATCAGTTGATCAATCTTTATAAGAAATGGAGAAAATAG
- a CDS encoding glycoside hydrolase family 25 protein, producing the protein MSKIISLRSCYVLTLIVMIVMFPIFVSDGHNTLSVESARYFPPYEQHIHGIDISKHNGEIEWKKVQGHRWADEPFHFTVIKATEGGDLVDAYFRENWKKAREHGFVRGAYHFFTSFTDPEIQAINYLSTVKHEVGDFVPVLDFENDGRTHSERKNLAQNAKVWLKIVEEQTGKKPIIYTNHKIYHKYIKEHLPEYDLWLADYSVYDPSHYQLNKLIMWQLSDGGVVPGIPHAVDLNVFYGSHHKFQKYLF; encoded by the coding sequence GTGAGCAAGATAATCTCCTTACGTAGTTGCTATGTGCTGACGTTAATCGTGATGATCGTCATGTTTCCTATTTTTGTCAGTGACGGTCATAATACGCTCTCCGTTGAATCTGCCAGATATTTCCCTCCTTATGAGCAACATATCCACGGGATTGATATTTCTAAGCATAATGGAGAAATAGAATGGAAAAAAGTTCAAGGTCACCGCTGGGCAGATGAACCTTTTCATTTCACGGTGATCAAAGCCACAGAAGGTGGGGATTTAGTTGACGCATATTTTAGAGAGAACTGGAAGAAAGCCAGGGAACATGGATTTGTTCGCGGCGCCTACCACTTCTTTACTTCCTTTACAGATCCGGAGATACAAGCCATAAATTATCTATCCACGGTAAAACATGAGGTAGGCGACTTTGTACCAGTACTCGATTTTGAAAATGACGGAAGAACACACAGTGAAAGGAAAAACCTAGCTCAAAATGCCAAAGTATGGTTAAAGATTGTCGAAGAACAAACGGGCAAGAAGCCCATCATTTATACCAATCATAAGATATATCATAAGTATATCAAGGAGCATTTACCGGAATACGACCTTTGGTTAGCAGATTATTCCGTGTATGATCCTTCGCACTATCAATTAAACAAACTTATCATGTGGCAACTGAGCGACGGAGGAGTGGTCCCCGGCATACCTCATGCTGTAGACCTAAATGTCTTCTACGGTTCACACCACAAATTTCAAAAATATCTTTTTTAA
- a CDS encoding carboxylesterase family protein: protein MKFITSFFLLLCLSLGLSAQKYASGPQVLSFHSLVDGTDQPYAIYIPKNFDEKKSYPFVVMLHGAGSNHRLALRRVFGKSNNKGENDADASLYFPEWEDVPYIVAAPLARGTMGYQGVAESDVWDMIADVKRRFKIDEDRTYLTGLSMGGGGTLWIGLTRPDFWAAIAPVCPAPPEGTAAYLPNAYHIPARFFHGDADPTVPIASVNKWVEDFKKVGAKVEYDVYPGVLHDSWVPAYADGQVFKWFSNFKRNPNPDKVIFSSASLKHNKAFWIELTGLEPGKTGNVEAIAIGNGKFKVKSEGVESFRILPGVAWKNGQKINVEWNGKSINTSVGEEIGTVPSGALRKTSTLTGPMDDISSGRHIYVYGTLDKPSQEELERRRKVAEVAADWSFYRGEFLGRVMVFPRVLPDFALSPKDLENSDLILFGTDKTNKVIADIKDTLPFKFVEGVNMTYIYPRGQKRVLINSGVPFWEVKDKGNPALRILRATSKTVSLMGYGDWTMEKDGDRIWGYFDSQWKVAPSDEGKLKVLGVR, encoded by the coding sequence ATGAAATTTATTACCTCATTTTTTTTACTGTTATGTCTCAGTTTGGGTCTAAGTGCTCAGAAGTACGCTAGTGGTCCTCAAGTTCTTAGTTTTCATTCCCTTGTAGATGGTACAGATCAGCCTTATGCCATTTACATTCCCAAGAATTTTGACGAAAAAAAGTCTTATCCCTTTGTGGTCATGCTGCATGGCGCGGGATCTAATCATCGTCTCGCGCTGAGAAGGGTTTTTGGAAAAAGTAATAACAAGGGTGAAAATGATGCTGACGCTAGTTTGTATTTCCCGGAATGGGAAGATGTACCTTACATAGTAGCGGCTCCACTAGCCAGGGGAACCATGGGTTACCAGGGTGTAGCAGAGTCAGATGTATGGGACATGATAGCTGATGTAAAAAGAAGATTTAAGATAGATGAAGACAGAACGTATTTGACCGGTCTTTCTATGGGAGGAGGCGGTACACTTTGGATAGGACTTACAAGGCCTGATTTTTGGGCGGCTATAGCGCCGGTTTGTCCTGCACCTCCTGAAGGTACTGCTGCTTATTTGCCTAATGCATATCATATACCTGCAAGATTCTTCCATGGCGATGCAGATCCTACAGTGCCTATTGCCTCCGTAAATAAATGGGTGGAAGATTTTAAGAAGGTTGGAGCGAAGGTGGAATATGATGTTTATCCAGGGGTTTTACATGACAGTTGGGTACCAGCCTACGCAGACGGACAAGTGTTTAAATGGTTCTCTAATTTCAAAAGGAATCCGAACCCTGACAAGGTCATCTTTTCTTCTGCTAGTCTAAAGCATAACAAGGCTTTTTGGATAGAACTGACCGGTTTAGAGCCGGGAAAAACTGGAAATGTGGAGGCTATTGCCATTGGGAATGGTAAATTCAAAGTGAAGTCGGAAGGGGTAGAATCCTTTAGAATATTACCGGGTGTAGCTTGGAAGAATGGTCAAAAAATCAATGTAGAATGGAATGGGAAGTCCATCAATACTTCTGTGGGAGAAGAGATTGGAACTGTTCCGTCAGGAGCATTAAGGAAGACCTCTACTCTAACCGGGCCCATGGATGATATCAGCAGCGGTAGGCATATTTATGTTTATGGTACATTGGACAAACCATCTCAAGAAGAGTTGGAAAGAAGGAGGAAGGTGGCTGAAGTTGCGGCGGATTGGAGCTTTTACAGAGGGGAATTCCTAGGTAGAGTGATGGTGTTTCCCAGAGTATTGCCAGATTTTGCCTTGAGTCCAAAGGATCTTGAAAATTCTGATTTGATTCTTTTTGGTACAGATAAGACAAATAAAGTGATAGCAGATATTAAGGACACCCTTCCTTTTAAGTTTGTAGAAGGGGTGAATATGACATATATCTATCCCAGAGGGCAAAAAAGAGTGTTAATCAATTCCGGAGTTCCTTTTTGGGAAGTGAAGGACAAAGGGAATCCGGCTCTGAGAATCCTAAGAGCTACCTCAAAAACCGTTTCTCTCATGGGCTATGGGGATTGGACCATGGAAAAAGACGGAGATAGAATCTGGGGATATTTTGATTCCCAATGGAAAGTAGCCCCTTCTGATGAAGGGAAACTTAAAGTTTTAGGAGTTCGTTAA
- a CDS encoding PqqD family protein, which produces MKYSINPACTTANVGEEVVVLNADSGVYFSLNEVGGFLWEKIKAGPVSAEDLVNCVVEAYDTDEPTCKDDVLRILYELINENLIFEE; this is translated from the coding sequence ATGAAATATTCCATAAATCCAGCATGTACTACTGCTAATGTAGGTGAGGAGGTAGTGGTTTTAAATGCAGACAGTGGCGTCTATTTTAGCCTAAATGAAGTAGGGGGATTCCTTTGGGAAAAGATAAAAGCGGGGCCGGTTTCCGCAGAAGATTTGGTAAATTGTGTAGTAGAGGCCTACGACACAGACGAACCTACTTGTAAGGATGACGTACTGCGCATCTTGTATGAGCTAATTAATGAAAATCTCATCTTTGAAGAATGA
- a CDS encoding lasso peptide biosynthesis B2 protein: protein MKFRILLLFMNFGKFQKIYTLPSTPPSPENVIEEWAILIKKTGGKLKTTCLVQALTLKYLAPEVHLRIGVNNAKGFEAHAWVEYEGKVILGDLPDFGFVPIWEMA, encoded by the coding sequence ATGAAATTCAGGATCTTACTCCTGTTTATGAACTTTGGTAAATTTCAAAAGATATATACCCTTCCTTCCACTCCTCCTTCTCCAGAAAATGTAATAGAGGAATGGGCTATATTGATAAAAAAAACAGGAGGGAAATTAAAGACAACTTGTTTGGTTCAAGCTTTAACTTTGAAGTATTTAGCTCCGGAAGTTCATCTTCGGATAGGAGTGAATAATGCGAAGGGTTTTGAAGCGCATGCGTGGGTAGAGTATGAAGGCAAGGTGATCTTGGGAGACTTGCCAGATTTTGGCTTTGTTCCCATTTGGGAAATGGCATAA
- a CDS encoding NADH-quinone oxidoreductase subunit N, which translates to MNPLDHIFESSSRLLPEWILLIGAVVILLTVRRKWAPFLYLLTIISYIFSLVLSGEIVNGDVLYGGLLVWDKTGIIIKQLAGLAALIFFVHARLFKYPYKGEVFLMVLFTLLGISFLSMTTHFLTAYVSLELISLSSYVLVSMGKEKRQFEAGIKYLIFGASASAIMLWGISLFYGMTHLLDFSSPDFIKALGETSPALVECLCFLVLGGFLFKIAAAPFHHWVPDVYESTSTPVLSYLSFAPKAAGFAFIYRFVSSEISDLNLALALIIFLSLAVGNFSALWQKDFKRMLGYSGIAQSGFILTGLITGNHSDAYGTFFYLVTYLPVTMGSFFLADFLWKKVESMEISSFAGLGKTYPLLGLNALVILISLVGLPPTIGFMAKLVVFSSLADAASVSSGFLLYGLLIFGLMNAAISLFYYLRPAYFMIIKDPSERTSLYNFDLALSLTLSYFSFTLIYLFFAPDFISKWASGIF; encoded by the coding sequence ATGAACCCTTTAGATCACATATTTGAAAGTTCTTCACGTCTCCTTCCGGAATGGATATTGTTGATAGGTGCAGTAGTGATCTTATTGACTGTACGTAGAAAATGGGCTCCCTTTCTCTACCTTCTAACTATTATTTCCTATATCTTCAGTTTAGTGTTATCAGGAGAAATAGTCAATGGAGACGTACTGTATGGTGGACTTTTAGTTTGGGACAAAACAGGGATTATCATCAAACAATTGGCCGGTTTAGCTGCTTTAATCTTCTTTGTACACGCCCGTTTATTCAAGTACCCCTACAAAGGAGAAGTGTTTCTAATGGTCTTATTCACCTTACTGGGAATTAGTTTTCTCAGCATGACCACACACTTTCTGACAGCCTATGTCTCTTTGGAACTGATCTCTTTGTCCTCTTATGTATTAGTGAGTATGGGCAAGGAAAAAAGGCAGTTTGAAGCGGGCATCAAATATCTGATCTTTGGGGCATCGGCCTCCGCCATCATGCTGTGGGGCATCTCACTTTTCTATGGCATGACCCATCTATTGGACTTTAGTTCTCCGGATTTTATCAAGGCATTAGGGGAAACTTCTCCAGCATTAGTGGAATGCCTTTGCTTTTTAGTACTGGGAGGTTTCCTTTTCAAGATAGCCGCGGCACCTTTTCATCATTGGGTACCGGATGTGTACGAAAGTACCTCTACTCCTGTTTTATCTTATTTGTCCTTTGCCCCGAAAGCCGCCGGATTTGCATTTATCTATCGCTTTGTTTCGTCAGAAATTTCGGACCTAAACTTAGCTTTGGCACTGATCATATTCTTAAGCTTGGCTGTAGGAAACTTCTCTGCTCTGTGGCAAAAGGATTTCAAGCGGATGTTAGGTTATTCCGGAATTGCACAGTCTGGATTTATCCTTACGGGGTTAATAACAGGAAATCATTCTGATGCATACGGTACATTCTTCTATCTAGTCACCTATTTACCCGTCACCATGGGGTCCTTTTTCCTGGCTGATTTCTTATGGAAAAAAGTGGAAAGTATGGAGATATCCTCCTTTGCTGGCTTAGGTAAAACCTATCCATTATTGGGATTAAATGCCTTAGTAATCCTCATTTCCCTGGTAGGATTACCTCCTACTATAGGCTTTATGGCCAAACTTGTAGTATTTAGTTCCTTGGCAGACGCTGCCTCTGTATCCAGCGGATTCCTACTTTATGGATTGTTGATATTTGGTTTAATGAATGCCGCTATTTCCCTATTCTACTATTTGCGGCCGGCATACTTCATGATCATCAAAGATCCCAGCGAAAGAACATCCCTGTACAACTTTGATTTAGCTTTGAGTTTAACCTTAAGTTACTTTAGCTTTACTTTGATTTATCTATTTTTCGCTCCTGACTTTATTAGCAAATGGGCAAGTGGAATCTTTTAA